The DNA region cgtttcgagcagcgcaaggcatattttttgcatcctcatgATTCACCCTTTTGCACCAAAGATACACccacacaccctaaatccaacTGTGTTATCCACAATTTACCTGTGCGCTATAGATtattaaaatagggccccaagtgACTCTAAACTTACACTATGTCCCAATGAGTGTGACTTCAATTCCAGCTGTtttggcatcagcagctggagtctgagagagcacaattggccatgcttactctgggtgggtagatggcgctctcttccctcatcaTTTTAAAAGGGATGTTGTTCAACACAGGGCATCTGGTAGCTGACATATCAGAAACTTTATATAGAAAACTGTACAAAAAGTGAAAgttatataattgtttttctgttctttaatTTTTTGACAATTCTCCAAAAAAGTCTTTTGttatagaaactttacagttagCAAAGGTGTGTTAAGAAGTGGaagttatttcattatttttcagttctttaaaaaaaggaCATATATTAGTGTAAAACCTTCACATTAAGTGGATGTTCTTTTTTTCCTTCAAAGTTTTAGCGGAGCTTTGCTTTGAACCTGTTGGCTGCCTAATGGTGCAGTTTAAAAACAGGCTGAGTCTGATTTCAGATGGATCGAAGGAGGCATGCGTTCCTCCTGATGCTGCCAGTGTTGGGACCATTGCAAGTGATTGCAAGTAATAGGGTGggctgatatatatttttaatttcagcCTTATATGTAATATCTGACCAGGGGGTTCTAAACATTTTTATGCTCTGTACATTTGGCAACAAGTGAACTGCTCTGACCTCATCATTGCATTTTCTGTAGGTACGTGTGCAACCACCTGCACCTGCAACGTTCAAGGAAATTCAGATTTTCCATCACTGAAACTGCTGATTACAGTCAAAAGTGGTCAGATATGATCAATAACTgtatgtgtgaagtgtgtgtgtgtgtgtgtgaggcagtgtgtgtgtgtttgtgtgtgtgtgccatgaGAACACATTCCTCAAAGCCAGCTGCCTAGTAGCTGATAAAGTATTCCAGTCAGAAGGGGTGGACACCTTTTAATTTATTTCGTCCAATGGCTGGCCGATGACATCGTGTCTGGTGAGGTGTTGGTTGCAGCTGATAAGGAAAGATTTATAATTCAGCCTCTCGCGTCCAGAACGCCAGCAGAACCAAGTCAACATGCTCCCTTTCGTTTTGGCATCGGTGCTCATCGCTAGCGGTAAGAATACACCTGTACAGGTGTCCCCAGACCCACATCAGAGCTAACCCACCTTTATTTACTGCAGTTCTGTTCAATAGAATAAGGAAAAAGTCTCAGGTTGATTTGCAGGTCAGGGATTAAGACTAGTCCTGGACTACATCTTTTCTTTTAATAGAGAATTATCATCCAGAATGCTGATTAATCCAGAACAAGGCTTAATCCATGTTGCTATAGAAACATTGAGTAGACAATTATACTCTACATTGAGTAGAATTTCTTTAAATTTGTTTCTTGAAAATCCTTTAAAGTTCTAGGAATAGTTTTATTGATACCGAACATTTACATTAAAGAACAATTATTTGTATAGATACTtaagtttatacatttttttgttcctGCCAGTTTTATTAAAAggttttatttacattacatttacattctcAAAATTTTGTATACACATTTTgccatttcttaaaaaaagacgTGAAAGTTTTTCAGTTCTATAAAATTGTTTTgcagttctataaaaaaaacatggtaccactttaaaataagactacatttataaagggtttataaatgatttacacatttattaatggttactaatcaggatgtaaatgccttaaaaatcattaataatcagttatgtggctgtgggttcactatttggcaaaaacaggtctacatacatttctatgtgtgtgttataactgattattaatgatttttaaggcatttataacctaattagtaaccattaataaacgaaataatttataaaccctttataaaggtagtcttattttaaagtggtaccaaaaacatttattagagtaaaacctttacatttaaatggatgttctttcctttttttttcaacacAGTATTAGTAAAaggttttattaatttaaattgttgtttaagttatatatttttcttgACAAATACTGATATAGAAACTTTACAATAAGTGAAAGTTCTTTAAATTCTTCAGTTTTTCAGTTCTTTACATTTTTTGACAATTCTTCAAAACTATATTGTTTTAGAGACTTTACAATAAGCAGGGACTCTTTAATTATTTTCTGaactatgttttaaaaatatatatttattagtgtAAAACCCTAACATTAAGTGGatgttaagtatatattttttttcttcacagttttaGTAAAAAGTATTATTGACATTTctacaaaaaatgtattttgttatagaaactttataataagtgttctGTAATTCTTTTCTCAACAGTtcaagaaaaaacatttaatggtGTAAAACCTTTACATTAAGTGAACTCATTAAATTTGTTTGACAGTtttagtaaaacattttattggtgcAGAAACTTCATGTTAAATTGaagttctttacattttttcttgacattaaaaaaattatacagaaagaagttctttaattgtttttttttttgtctataaaaattgtaaaatatttattggtACGCATTTTTTCTTGACAATTctacaaaaaagtgttttgttaaTTAGTGTCTCATCAGTTCTAGAAAAAGACATGCATTAGTATAAAACTTTTACAttaagtacatatatatattaattaatatattaatacagaAACTTTACAATAAGTGGAACTCTTTTATTAAATTCGTAAAACAGAATGACTCTTTTGAACTTTAGTGAAGTTGTTGGCTTTGAACTTTAATGCAACGTATTCTGTTATGGTTTCTCAAAATGTACTTGTGGTTTATTACTGTGCTTCTGTTTTTAGCTCTGGGGTGCGGCGTTCCCCCCATTGAGCCCCTCACCACCCGCGTGGTTAACGGAGTGGATGCCATTCCTCACAGCTGGCCCTGGCAGGTCTGCTCTTCATTCACTCACtaatctctcactctttccctgcTTTTACTGAATATTACAACATTTTATACTACATCACAGTAACAAATTTGACACTCGTCCAGTTTGTAGTCTGGAGGACCACAGAGAAAACTGCACCATTAGAACCAATATATTTCAGTCTAAAGAACCCTATCAATATATTTCAGTCTAAAGAACCAAATCATACACCCTGTGCATGCTCGTTGCAattttacaccccgtcaacagtctttttttacgccttgcaccataaaaatagcatcagagtttcataataaatctacactgatagtcTGGTGTGGTCGTCTgaaggtgaggtgtgttcaggtaaatttctggcgtgtttctgtgACATCTAAATACAGAAgcttcactgactgattaaaaccctgacaacagtcaacagtcagccgcccaatttTATCTTTGCTCTGCACATACACCCCCTCTTTATACACACGCAAATAAATGCAATGCAGCGTGCAAATACAACAAATCCTGCTcacctgcatcttaaagggaatgaagactgacacactgattggtttatatcaAATTATGCGCAAAACACATCTataaataattaacagaattagtacatgccttttgcatgtttcaaacTGCGcatggtgtattttttgtgtcctcacaataccaaagaaacactgacacgcccaaaatccagctgcacgatatAGATAGTATAGATTTTagtatagatcactaaaatagagccctaatTCTGACTGTAAAGTGCTTGTTCTCTTGTAGATCTCTCTGCAGTACCTGCGAGACAACGAGTGGAGACACACCTGTGGAGGATCTCTCATCGCCACCAACTGGGTGCTGACTGCTGCTCACTGTATCAAGTACGACACCCTGCTGCTGATCTGCAATCAGTCACAGGCTATATTCTCACTGCCtgaatataacatataataaatatatataaataaatagtatatatatatatatatcagtggcggatacagcaaataaaacataaaattatttaGATAACAGGATAAAAAATCTAACATTTCTGTACATTAATCTGTGATGTTTTATATGaaactgttttattaatttattgtttttcacTCGTGCAGTGAGAAGAACACCTACCGCGTTTATGTTGGAAAGTATAacctggtggaggaggaggctgGATCCAGGGCCTTCAGCACCGAGACCATCGTGGTGCACGAGAAGTGGAACCCTATTTTCGTGGCCTTCGGGTGAGATTACTCTcacatctaatatatatatatatatatatatatatatatatatatatatatatatatatatatatatatacctacagtaaaactaTAGTGCTAGTCTtttgatatatatgatatatgctatatatattttagttctgTTTAATCTGTTTTGGATGATTTTTCTTCTTCCATTCATTCTAAAATGCCATAACAAATGTgacttactggccacttttttagaaacaccttctactacTACCTTCTGCTTCTAtttcctggccactttattagaaacactgcttTTTTTCCTACTGTAAACACGTGTTTCACGctcgtctctgtgtgtgtgtgggcgtggtCAGGAACGACGTGGCTCTGATTAAGCTGTCTGAGCACGTGACCCTGAGTGATACTGTGCAGCTGACCTGCATGCCCGCTCCTGGAACCCTCCTGCCCAACAACTACCCCTGCTACATCAGCGGCTGGGGCAGAATCTCCAGTAAGTGTTTTACTGTCTCATTAACTGTAATATTGTTTAatgacaccttaaattcagtgttttttttcgttttcttttttttaaagttctgtattgtagattaatactaaagtcatgcaaactatgaagaaaaacatattcagttatttactaaaaaaatatttaatgttttataatttagattcttagTATCACTGgcttgattttctcagtcagctttcagttaacagctgtgctgaacttgtcaagagttaatttcttgtctcttaatgtatgtgagagcatcggttgtaaagttgtgaagaggtagagttggtatacagtgaaaagctttagttgagtaatattttaatccatattatgagaagaactGATCAAcaaagttaagaaaaaaataggCCAGTTAATTTGAAATATTTCAGGAAAGTATCCTTACgtacagtcactgcaaagactaCCAAAAACCTTATAATTTTAAAactcatcagaaccaccccagAAAAttaagagttatctctgttgtgtGGGATAATTTagtcagagtttccagcctcagaaaaacgcaagttaacagaaccgtagataagagcacctaaatctggggtcggcaattaagttttgccacaggccagatattttttAGCCATTACCTAGTgggtaaaaaatacattttgttttggaaaatgaaggttaatgggatggagtgctacagactagtagctctccagctcagagggttgttgaacccaattgcagaacagttgatctctaaacaaagaagaaataaaaaataaataaacacacattggtcacagtccaatacactattgctggcctggctagtgaattgggacacggccaggaaaaaacgcccttataaggtagggagatagggagcccaagaatgggcggaaaaatgagaacgagtggaaactaaagtcacgctgagcatgatagagagagagacaggggagggatgtaaacaaaaactcaccagagaagcattttattttatattatttttcatttcattttcattatcgTCATTATAGTTCAAGCAACCTCACAGATGTTTCATGCCTGCGGTTAAATTTGCGCATATAGAACTTAtgccgacccctgatctaagtgctttacagagtatttagtttgtttaatacttttaacttACTTTATGATTCctaatgtgtttctttatattaagtattaatttaatTGACTCTTATTTTAGTAAATGCACTGTATGGACTATTCTAAGGTTCAGCAGTTAAGTGCTGGAGTGTGTAGGTGCTCATTAGCTCGTATCAGTGGCAGTGTTCAGACAGTGTGTGATGTGCTGCAGCCGGAGGACCCATCGCTGATAAGCTCCAGCAGGCCCTGATGCCCGTGGTGGATCACGCCACCTGCACCAAGCTGGACTGGTGGGGTCCTGCTCTGAGGGACACCATGGTGTGCGCTGGAGGAGACGGAATCGTCGGCGGCTGCAACGTGAGTGACAGCACCCAGCGCTTTATAGTACTATCACTGCTTATCAACATCGCTGTCACAGctgctaagtgtgtgtgtgtgagagcaagaTATACAAGGTCCAACACAGCATTtcctttaaattatatattaagacAATTATTACTTATTCTGGAAATTCatcctgatttttaattattaaaactttattctattctattaataaattattattattattataaatatttatagtattATCTTCATAATGGATCCTAATTTCATTTGAACTTCATTCTAGATGTACACTTTATTAGAGCATTACCCTGCatattaatgctattaaaacATAATTCTAAAAACTTATTTGATAGAACTTTAATATGTAGTAATTGTACACTGTTGTTAATATTGTTATTTGTGCTTTATTCTTgatatttatttgatcagtttattatttaaacataaacattGCTTTTAGAACTGGGCTCGACAAATATTTAGCGAGAAATTCACACTGGatgtaaattatattaaaactttatcctggatattatttaattaaagatTAATTCTGCATATTCTGCGTATTAATATTAGAAATTAGTAACCTTTTCTGGATTCTgaaaacaatgtttaatttaGGCAAATTATTTGACATAAAGGTAATTTATGTTGTAATTCAAATGTTATGATTCaggatatttattttaataggtatatatataggtatatatattatatagtatataataaatatagtaatattttttgtgaataaaaatCATTATGAATATTAATAAGTTAAGtgttaattgttatttttattttatgttttttattttcttggagctttattttatatattaattttatataacgTTTATCAGAATGTTGTTGGATTTAATATTGAGCTCCTCTGTGCTGCAGGGTGACTCCGGTGGTCCGCTGAACTGCAGGAACGCTGAGGGTGTTTGGGAGGTGCACGGTATCGCCAGCTTCGTCTCTGGTTTGGGCTGCAACTATGAGAAGAAGCCCACCGTCTTCACCCGCGTGTCTGCCTTCAACGACTGGATCAACCAGGTAACGGCCACCACCTGACCACCTCACCACCaaattgcgcaccctctccgcttttagactctttggcccgttttttccaCACTAcaattgcgcaccctctccgctttttgactctttggcccgtttttctgcgctacaactgaacaccctctccgcttttagactctttggtctgtttttctgcgctacaactgaatactctctccgcttttagactctttggtccgtttttctgcgctacaactgcacactctctccgcttttagactccttggttcgtttttctgtgctacaactgcacactctctcagcttttagactctttggtccgtttttctgcgctacaactgaacaccctctccgcttttagactctttggcccgttttctgcgctagaaatgcgcactctctccgcttttagactctttggcccgtttctgacacctagcgttcaaactttgaatctcacattataaaaacctgcttaacagcgggccaactttcattctatttctaaaatacctcacccctggacacccctgatctagagttATGGAGCCACAGTATTAAATGATCAGATGAACAGATTTACttatatctacagtatatatgAAAACAGTAGCTATGGTgcatacagctttgaaaaaaataagagagcacttaaaaatgatgagtttctttgaatttaccaaattgaaaacctctggaatataatcaagaggaagatagatgatcacaaaccatcaaaccaaactgaactgcttgaatttttgcaccaggagtaaagcagcataaagttatccaaaagcagtgtgtaagactggtggaggagaacatgatgccaagaaaaactgtgatcaaaaaccaccagggttattccaccaaatattgatttctgaactcttgaaactttatgaatatgaacttgttttctttgcattatttgaggtctgaaagctctgcatcttttttgttagttcagccatttctcttttttacatttatagaataaaactacaatatttattttactcaaacatgttcctataaatagcaaaatcagagaaactgattcagaaactgaagtgctctcttaattattGAGCTGTAATTTTGTTCGtgttaaatactttattatgTAGTTTTACTATAGATTAACATGGTTACTACCATAttagtatatactgaatatacagtagctaataataaagtatgttCTTATATTGTGTTATTGAATGTAGCTAATATATACATATTCCTGTTTGCTTCAGGTTATGATGAAGAACTAAACGAGACCAAGGATCAAATCATTTCAATAAAGACTTAAAACAttcttaaatgtttatttttctttaaaacctCATGCACATGCATACAATAGGGGGTGATGCTGTTCATTCAGCTATAGAGCTGAATTAATAATGGTGGGACTTTAGTTGGGTTTttgactgcagacagtatgaactcaaGATATGTAATATTGTGTctgcttttcttctcttctttatttGGTAATTTGGTAATGCTGTCGAGCAATTAAGAAAAGCAATATTCTGTTCTTAATCGTTATTAATCAATTTTTTCTTCTTAAGCTTTaaatcaagtcaagaggcttgtATTGTTCTTCCATCTGAGTTAGAATTATATAGAATTATATTTGTATAAGGGATCTtttttataatcatttaaaaaactaTTGTATTATttgcaacaatattctgtgattaaaatcatgatttgggtatttccctgtattttggGGAGGaattcaaaaataataatttatacgcATGACAAACAGACttgagtatttttttctttatactaattttacattgtatattttttatagtaaTACTCCCTGgagttgtaatgtgtttttaaattagaatattttaattttctgagttCTGAGAAAGAGACCAGggtagtgagagttagttatgagtagttatgagatttaatctacATTTTAGCAGAGATAAAAAGTAACCTAGTTTCTAAACTCAAAAATAGATCAATAAATGCATCGACAGTATTGACACCACAATTCCATTTTGCCAATCTTacactcattcttttatttaaatttaaatttaaacgctcggaggaaagcgcagcgactcggttctgatacatcagctcacagattcagccttgtgctgatcaacatcaccctaggagtgatgaggggagagagcgccatctactgtactgtacccacccagagagagcaagaccacttgtgctctctcagggctccggtagctgatggcaagctacataaacgggatttgaaccggcgtgatctcctgatcgtagtggcagTGCTAAGCTCGCTTTACCACTCAGAgcccaaatttaaaaaatattaaatgactgACTTTACtcatttttataaaacaaaagttAACGATTAGGTTCCAACAAAGTGAGTAAAAcagattgcacacacacacacacacacacacacacacacaacctgcgTGCTGGACTGTGATATTTATAGTCCTGTCAATCTGCATCACCGCCAATCTGCCGATGACTGAAAATATATATCACACAAACAGCCAGAAGTCTTTCCACAGGGCAGCGAGTTACACTGTCTCGTTAGAGAAAACCTCTTATCTCTGGAAACACAGAGTTTTGGGAAATTAGTATTCCAGTAACGTCTCTCAGATCCTCAGAGACGAAGGAAGCTGAGGAAATCTCTTCCTCTTATTCCACATGAAGATGACTTCATCATTTTCTGCTTATAAACGTTACGTATATTAGcgaaaaataatcaaattattgcaattcttttcttttattaagcCAAATTAAGTCACTCAGTCAAGACATGTTGggtgtgctgatcaacatcaccctaggagtgatgaggggaaagagagcgccatctactgtacccacccaaagagcaaggccaattgtgctttttcagggctccggtag from Astyanax mexicanus isolate ESR-SI-001 chromosome 22, AstMex3_surface, whole genome shotgun sequence includes:
- the ela3l gene encoding elastase 3 like, encoding MLPFVLASVLIASALGCGVPPIEPLTTRVVNGVDAIPHSWPWQISLQYLRDNEWRHTCGGSLIATNWVLTAAHCINEKNTYRVYVGKYNLVEEEAGSRAFSTETIVVHEKWNPIFVAFGNDVALIKLSEHVTLSDTVQLTCMPAPGTLLPNNYPCYISGWGRISTGGPIADKLQQALMPVVDHATCTKLDWWGPALRDTMVCAGGDGIVGGCNGDSGGPLNCRNAEGVWEVHGIASFVSGLGCNYEKKPTVFTRVSAFNDWINQVMMKN